In a single window of the Gossypium hirsutum isolate 1008001.06 chromosome A13, Gossypium_hirsutum_v2.1, whole genome shotgun sequence genome:
- the LOC107894029 gene encoding uncharacterized protein produces the protein MACARAITQVFVLIETTPSYFSPSNFLFFPDFLFFLSHSQPVPLFHSPDSLFFPNFHFFLSLSQHVLLFYTRKSSQPVILFYFSVCSLIFRNSKHPVSQCLATLPSSELSLSEYVGKKLSELIRDSGGLAPGTEQGRWQSELAQVATELIAMKTGCLALVLCLNISVDPPDVIKISPCARMECWTGK, from the exons ATGGCATGTGCTAGAGCTATCACTCAGGTCTTTG ttttgattgAAACGACGCCGTCTTATTTCTCTCCCTCCAATTTCCTCTTCTTTCCCgatttccttttctttctcagCCATTCTCAGCCTGTTCCTCTATTTCACTCCCCCgattcccttttctttcccaatttccatttttttctcaGCCTTTCTCAACATGTTCTTCTATTTTATACCCGAAAATCCTCTCAacctgttattttattttatttctcagtCTGTTCTTTGATTTTTCGAAACTCTAAACACCCAGTTTCCCAATGCCTAGCCACTCTACCCAGCAGCGAACTCAGTCTTAGCGAGTAT GTTGGCAAGAAGCTATCAGAACTGATTCGAGATTCAGGTGGCCTAGCACCTGGAACTGAACAAGGCAGGTGGCAATCTGAACTTGCTCAAGTGGCAACTGAGCTAATTGCT ATGAAGACAGGATGTTTGGCCCtagttttatgtttaaatatcaGTGTTGATCCACCTGATGTAATAAAAATATCTCCTTGCGCAAGAATGGAGTGCTGGACTG GCAAATGA